The window GGAATCTGGTAAATAATTCTTCCTTATACCACTGCAAAGCCTGTGTTTGTTGAATCGCTTGTTTGTGGTTTTTACCTCGATAAGCAAATTTCTTCAGTGCGTTAACATCATCCCACAAACTAAAAGTAGCCATTTGAGTGACAGGCCGCTCTCCCACTCCTGCAGTCAATAATAAATTAGGATGATCGACCAAGTCTTTTTGAGACGTAGGAACATAATTCCAAAACTTGCGAAGCATTGTCAACTTTATAGTTGCTCTGGTAATCACAGCGATGTAAGGATTGCTGTCATCAAGCTCAGAACTCGACTTGAAAGGATTTTCTCCAGACCATAAGCCGTAAGCCCTAATCGATTTCATAAAAATAGTCAATCTATGGCTGCTATGCTTTTCATAGCGTTTGCTTAGAGAATTAGCATTAAAATACGCAACTGCTTTCTCCTCGCTATCCCATACCTGCAAAACTGCATATACTGAAAAGTCAGGTCTTGGGTCAAAATTCTCCTTGCCACTGCCTAATAATTTATAAAAACTCAAGCCTTCTACTCTTTTCATAGGGCGATGTGCAAACTGCATCATCCCAAATGCCCATAACTGATCCCAGAAAGAATCGTATTTGTAAAAGGTAAGCGTGGTAATTTGATTGGACATAAAAATTGTGATAATCAAAGGTAGTCTTGGCGCCTGTAGACCACAAATTTTGCGCCTGTTGAATAAGGTTTTGGTCGTATCTTTTTCGAAATATTTCCTTTTCATGAAGAATTACTTTTTAGAGATTTCATTTCTATTATTTCTACTAACATTCAGCTCACTGAAAGCACAAACCTATGCCCGTAATGGGATGGTTGTTTCAGACAACAAGCTCGCTAGCGATGCAGGTGTTCAAATTCTAAAAAGAGGTGGCAATGCCATAGATGCAACCGTTGCTACTGCATTTGCGCTTGCCGTAACACACCCTGCTGCGGGTAATATAGGTGGTGGTGGTTTTCTAGTGTACTTACCAGAAAATGGACAAGCAACTACAATCGACTTTAGAGAAAAAGCACCTTTAGCTTCCAGTCCAACTATGTTTCTAGACGAGAATGGAAAGCTTGTTCCTGGAAGCAATCATGATTCTATAAAAGCTATAGGTGTTCCTGGAACCGTGGCAGGAATGTTTTTGGCCCATAAAAAATACGGCAAACTTCCATGGTCAGATTTACTGTCTCCAGCAATCCAACTAGCAAAAACAGGATTCCCTCTTACTTGGGCATTATATAATGAAGGGAATTATCATTATACCAACAACTCTACTGAATTTCTCAAGAATTATTTTATTAAGGACGATGGCTCAATGACCAGTTTTGGAGAAGTTTGGAAACAACCAGAATTGGCCAAGACCTTAGAGTGGATTGCTAAAAAAGGTCAAGATGGTTTTTATAAAGGGAAAATTGCCAGCCAAATAGATGCCTTTATGAAAGCGAACGGTGGTTTGATCACGACACAGGATCTCGCAAAATACCAAGCGGTAGAAAGAGCACCAATTCACGGGACCTTCAACGGTTATGATATTTACAGCATGCCACCGCCTAGTTCAGGAGGTGTTACCATGACGGCAATGCTCAATTTTATAGAACAGGCGAATGCTGAGGAAATACCTTTCAACTCAACCGCCTACACACATTTGATGATTGAGGCGATGCGTCGTGGTTATGCCGATCGTGCAGAATATTTAGGGGATCCAGATTTCAATCTGGAGATGCCTTTGAATCTTTTAACTTCTAAAGACCATGCGATCGCAAGGTTTAAGAACTTTGACAAAAACAAGGCATCTGTGAGTGATTCGACCAGCTTCGGCCACCCATATGACGGTGAAAATACCACTCACTTTTCAGTGGTCGATAGGGAAGGAAATGCTGTAAGTGTGACCTACACACTGGAACAATCTTACGGCTCTGGGCTAGGAGATCCTGAACTAGGTTTTATATTCAACAATGAAATGGGTGATTTCAATGCTGTACCTGGTGAAACAAAAAGCAATGGACAGATAGGAACTGACCCTAATCTCATTGCACCAGAAAAACGAATGCTCTCTTCTATGAATCCTACCATCGTTGCAAAGGATGGTCAGCCAGTTCTGGTCATGGGAAGTCCTGGAGGGCGCACGATTATCAACACCGTTTTCCAGGCGGTGCTGAACACCATTTTATATGACATGCCGGTAGATGAATCAATTGAAGCAATGAAAATCCATCACCAATGGTTGCCTGATGTCACCTATTACGAACGCAATAAAATGTCACCAGATACGGTGCGAGCATTGGAAGCCATGGGACACGAAATGATTCCCGTGGGCCAGCTAGGTAGGCTCATGGGAATTCAATTCTTCCCTAAGGATGGAGTTTACTTTGGAGCGTCTGACAGTTCAAGTCCAGATGGAGCTGCTGTAGGTTATTAAAATGAGAGGTATGAATTTTCTGGTCATTTCGCTTTCGCGAAAGCGAACTCTTTCTCCTATTAATTACAATCAATGGATTTTATCGACGGTATTGCTATTTGCTTCCTTATCTCTTTATTCTCAAAAGATGGAGCGTCCATTGCGACTAGGGGTTCATATAGGATATTCTCAGCAAGATGTTTTTCCATTTGGGGATGAAGACTATGCACATACATCGAGGTATATCAAATTACAAATAGGCACGCCCATCTGGGAGAGGCAACGTCAAAGCTTGGAGGTCTTAGTAGAACCCTCAGTCTACTTTGTAGAACATCAATTGCTGAACCTCTTTTTTATCAAGCCATCTCATCCCAATTTTCAGGAAAATCGGGAGCTTTTTACTCAAAATAGATCCTACCAAGAATATGCGCTCAATCTAGGTTTGATCTATGCATATAGCTTAAATCAAAATTTCAAGACTTATGGTTTGATCAGCGTTGGTCCCATGACTGCAACGGCAGATACAGAACGGCAGCGTAAAGGCTTTTCCTTCTCTGACATTCTGGGTATAGGAATGCGCTATGAATTAGGGAAATGGAATTATGATTTACGTTTTAGCTTGCGTCACGTGAGTAGCGCAAATTTGCGACGGCCTAACAACGGTCACAATAATGCGGGAATTGAAATAGGATTCTCCTATAATTTATGATTTCATTTAAATTCGGGCTGATTTTTGTAGGGTACATTACCACATTATCCCTATTACAATAAAATGAAAAACACAGCCCTAATCACTGGTGCCAGTAGCGGCATAGGTAAGGAATTATGTATTATCCATGCCGAGCGTGGCAACGATCTGGTCGTTATCGCTCGCAGTGAAAAACATTTAAACGGTTTAAAAGCGCAATTGGAATCTCAATATGGTATTGAGGTCTATGTCATCGCTAAAGATTTAACAGAGTCCAAGGCCGTGCATGAAATTCATGCAGAGTTAGAACAACAAAAAATTACTATTGATTTCTTAATCAATAACGCTGGATTTGGTGGAACTGGATTTTTCCAAGAACGCGATTGGAAAGAGGATCAATCCATGATACAATTAAATGTTATGGCATTGACAGAACTTTGTCATAAGTTCCTTCCAGAAATGGTCGCTAGAAATAGCGGTAGAATCCTCAATGTTTCTTCAACTGCTAGTCTCATGCCAGGACCGCTTCAAGCGGTTTATTTTGCTACCAAAGCCTACGTTACTTCACTAAGTAATGCTATGAGTGAAGAACTCAAAGACACTAACGTTACAGTGACTAACTTAATGCCTGGAGCCACAGAAACTAATTTTGCTAAAACTGCAGGGCTTGAAAACAGCGCCTTGTTTGAGGACACGGCAAGTGCTCAAAGCGTTGCTCTAGCTGGCTATGAAGGAATGATGAAAGGGAAAATGGATGTCAAGGCTGGATTGTCTCTAGGCCAAAGCTTAATGCTAAAAGCCTTACCATTAACTCCTAAAAAAATAGTGATGGGCCAAGTGCGTAAAATGCAAGAATAAAACAGCTGATGCTCCCAAAATAAAAAGAGCGTTACCAATCAATGGTAACGCTCTTTTATTACGTAACAGTTTAAAAATTAAGCTGCGTTTTCTTCTTTTATCAAGTTCAAGGCACTTCCCTTACGATACCATTTGATTTGAGCATCATTGTAGGTATGATTTACTTTAAAGGTATCCTTAGAACCATCCTTGTGAACCAATTCAACCGTCAATGGTTGGTCTGGAGCAAAGTTTTCAAGATCTACAAAGTTGAAAGTATCGTCTTCTTGAATCAAATCATAGTCTGATTCATTTGCAAAAGTGACACCTAACATCCCTTGCTTCTTAAGGTTGGTCTCATGAATTCGAGCAAATGACTTCACTAATACCACATAAACTCCTAAGTGACGAGGCTCCATGGCAGCATGCTCTCTAGAAGAACCTTCACCATAGTTATGATCGCCAACTACAACCGTTGGAATCCCAGCTTTCTTATAAGCTCTCTGTGTTTTAGGTACTGCATCGTACTCACCATCAATCTGGCTCTTCACTAGATTGGTTTGTTTGTTGAATGCGTTTACCGCTCCAATCAAACAGTTGTTAGAAATATTATCCAGGTGTCCGCGGTACTTCAACCATGGTCCTGCCATAGAAATATGGTCTGTAGTACACTTACCGAAAGCTTTGATCAACAATTTAGCTCCCATTAAGTTTTCTCCATCCCATGGTTCAAATGGAGTTAGTAGTTGCAAACGGTCGCTATCTTCCGCCACTTTTACACTTACTTTACTCCCATCTTCTACAGGCGCTTCATATCCCGCATCCTCTACTTCAAAACCTTTAGGTGGTAATTCAATTCCTGAAGGTTCATCCAGCATTACTTCTTCACCGTCTTCATTGATGAGTTTATCCGTCATTGGGTTAAAATCCAATCGACCTGATATGGCAATCGCTGCAACCATTTCTGGTGATCCTACGAAGGCGTGTGTGTTTGGGTTTCCATCAGCACGCTTAGAGAAGTTACGGTTGAATGAGTGTACAATGGTGTTTTTAGCATCGCCTTTAGCATCACTACGATCCCATTGACCTATACATGGTCCACAAGCATTCGTAAATATAGTAGCATCAAGATCTTCAAAAACCTTCAGGATTCCATCACGCTCTGCTGTAAAACGGATTTGTTCAGAACCTGGGTTGATACCAAAATCAGATTTAGGCTTGATATTTTTCTTTACCGCTTGTTCAGCAATAGAAGCTGCTCTAGTTAAATCTTCATAAGAAGAGTTGGTACAAGAACCTATAAGCCCCCAATCTACTTTTAATGGCCAGTCATTTTCTTTGGCTTTCTCTCCTAGCTGTCCTACTGGAGTGGCTAGGTCTGGAGTAAATGGTCCATTCAAATGTGGTACCAATTCATCCAGATTGATCTCAATTACTTGGTCAAAATATTGCTCTGGATTTGCATATACCTCATCATCTGCCGTTAGGTATTTTGCTACTTTGTCTGCTTCATCAGCGATATCTGCACGGTCTGTTGCTCTTAGGTATCTAGACATGGATTCATCATAACCAAATGTAGAAGTGGTAGCACCTACTTCAGCACCCATATTACAGATAGTTCCTTTACCAGTACAGGATAAGTTTTTAGCTCCCTCACCGAAATATTCAATGATCGCACCTGTTCCTCCTTTTACCGTAAGAATTCCAGCTACCTTAAGGATCACATCCTTAGCACTGGTCCAGCCGTTTATTTTTCCTGTTAGTTTCACTCCTATCAACTTAGGGAATTTTAATTCCCAAGCCATTCCTGCCATAACATCTACAGCATCTGCCCCACCTACTCCAATTGCTACCATTCCTAGTCCACCAGCATTTACCGTATGTGAATCAGTTCCTATCATCATTCCTCCTGGGAACGCGTAATTTTCAAGAACCACTTGGTGAATAATTCCTG of the Nonlabens marinus S1-08 genome contains:
- the ggt gene encoding gamma-glutamyltransferase — protein: MKNYFLEISFLLFLLTFSSLKAQTYARNGMVVSDNKLASDAGVQILKRGGNAIDATVATAFALAVTHPAAGNIGGGGFLVYLPENGQATTIDFREKAPLASSPTMFLDENGKLVPGSNHDSIKAIGVPGTVAGMFLAHKKYGKLPWSDLLSPAIQLAKTGFPLTWALYNEGNYHYTNNSTEFLKNYFIKDDGSMTSFGEVWKQPELAKTLEWIAKKGQDGFYKGKIASQIDAFMKANGGLITTQDLAKYQAVERAPIHGTFNGYDIYSMPPPSSGGVTMTAMLNFIEQANAEEIPFNSTAYTHLMIEAMRRGYADRAEYLGDPDFNLEMPLNLLTSKDHAIARFKNFDKNKASVSDSTSFGHPYDGENTTHFSVVDREGNAVSVTYTLEQSYGSGLGDPELGFIFNNEMGDFNAVPGETKSNGQIGTDPNLIAPEKRMLSSMNPTIVAKDGQPVLVMGSPGGRTIINTVFQAVLNTILYDMPVDESIEAMKIHHQWLPDVTYYERNKMSPDTVRALEAMGHEMIPVGQLGRLMGIQFFPKDGVYFGASDSSSPDGAAVGY
- a CDS encoding acyloxyacyl hydrolase, whose product is MNFLVISLSRKRTLSPINYNQWILSTVLLFASLSLYSQKMERPLRLGVHIGYSQQDVFPFGDEDYAHTSRYIKLQIGTPIWERQRQSLEVLVEPSVYFVEHQLLNLFFIKPSHPNFQENRELFTQNRSYQEYALNLGLIYAYSLNQNFKTYGLISVGPMTATADTERQRKGFSFSDILGIGMRYELGKWNYDLRFSLRHVSSANLRRPNNGHNNAGIEIGFSYNL
- a CDS encoding SDR family NAD(P)-dependent oxidoreductase translates to MKNTALITGASSGIGKELCIIHAERGNDLVVIARSEKHLNGLKAQLESQYGIEVYVIAKDLTESKAVHEIHAELEQQKITIDFLINNAGFGGTGFFQERDWKEDQSMIQLNVMALTELCHKFLPEMVARNSGRILNVSSTASLMPGPLQAVYFATKAYVTSLSNAMSEELKDTNVTVTNLMPGATETNFAKTAGLENSALFEDTASAQSVALAGYEGMMKGKMDVKAGLSLGQSLMLKALPLTPKKIVMGQVRKMQE
- a CDS encoding aconitate hydratase, whose product is MAFDIDMIKKVYETMPERVDKARELVGKPLTLSEKILYSHLWDGKAEKPFTRGKDYVDFAPDRIACQDATAQMALLQFMQAGKSQVAVPTTVHCDHLIQAKQGASKDLARANDVSHEVFDFLGSVSNKYGIGFWKPGAGIIHQVVLENYAFPGGMMIGTDSHTVNAGGLGMVAIGVGGADAVDVMAGMAWELKFPKLIGVKLTGKINGWTSAKDVILKVAGILTVKGGTGAIIEYFGEGAKNLSCTGKGTICNMGAEVGATTSTFGYDESMSRYLRATDRADIADEADKVAKYLTADDEVYANPEQYFDQVIEINLDELVPHLNGPFTPDLATPVGQLGEKAKENDWPLKVDWGLIGSCTNSSYEDLTRAASIAEQAVKKNIKPKSDFGINPGSEQIRFTAERDGILKVFEDLDATIFTNACGPCIGQWDRSDAKGDAKNTIVHSFNRNFSKRADGNPNTHAFVGSPEMVAAIAISGRLDFNPMTDKLINEDGEEVMLDEPSGIELPPKGFEVEDAGYEAPVEDGSKVSVKVAEDSDRLQLLTPFEPWDGENLMGAKLLIKAFGKCTTDHISMAGPWLKYRGHLDNISNNCLIGAVNAFNKQTNLVKSQIDGEYDAVPKTQRAYKKAGIPTVVVGDHNYGEGSSREHAAMEPRHLGVYVVLVKSFARIHETNLKKQGMLGVTFANESDYDLIQEDDTFNFVDLENFAPDQPLTVELVHKDGSKDTFKVNHTYNDAQIKWYRKGSALNLIKEENAA